The genomic stretch TTATGTTCACGCTCGTTAAAGCAGGATATATTGTAATGGCGTTCATGCACCTTGGTGATGAAAACAAATGGATGCGATGGATAGTGCTCGCACCTTACTGTTTTTTCATTGTATACCTTATCTATATGACTGCTGTTACTGAAGGCAGTTACTCAAAAGGTTTCCGCAACCCCATTGACCCTGTTTCTAAAACGCAGACCGAAATTCCTTCCCATCACGAATAATAGTTTCAGGTTTCAGGTTGTTCACCTTTCAATTGTTCAATAGGAGGTTAAATAAAAAAAATATGAATCTTCTTCAACTTGATGCTTGCTGAGAATCAGAAGATGAAATCTCTTCCAGTTTTTTCTTGTCAAGAATTTTTATTCTTCTTCCTTGCACTTCAATGATGCCTTCTTTTTCAAAAACAGTGAGTGTGCGGCTTACGCTGGAAGCTGTCATTCCGGCAAGCGCGGCAAGATCATCTCTTCTCAACAATGTGTGAATGCTGACTTCATCGTTTTTGTTCACGCCATATAAATTGCAATACTCAAGAAGAGCTTCAGCAAGGCGGGCATCCAGATTTTTTTGAGTGAGCGATATTATTTTGTTCTGCATTCTGGACAGTTCTTCTGCGAAATACAGATTGATGCGAGAAGCAAATGCATTGTTTCCGCCAAGCACTTTGAAAAAATCATTTTGGTCAATGACACAAACTGCCGAATCCTCCAGTGCAACTGCGTTTGTTTCATATCTTTTATGGGTAAGCAGCTCTGTGAACCCGATAAAATCAACGGGCTTCTTTAATTCCACAATCAGTTCTTTACCGTCATCATGACTTCGCTTCGTAATCTTTGCTTTGCCTTTGCTGAGGCAGAGCAATCCATGCGGTAAAAGTCCTTCTTTATAAATGGTTTCTCCTGCATGATAAGATACTACCGTTCGTTTTTCCTCAAGTAATGCCAATTCATTGTCATTCAGCCCTTCAAGAAGAGATAAACATTTTTTTCCGCAGGTAACGCAATTACTTCCCCCTTTGTTCACTATAAATAAATTATTTATGACAAAAGTATTGCCTGTCGGCAGAATAAATTATGATATGAAACATATTTTTTTATGATTCAAGTCATTGCTCAGAAACAAGAACATACTTTTCTTTACATAAAATTTGATGAAGCGCAGAAAAATTTCTGACCAATAACAAAAATAAATACTAATATCTTTAAAAGTATGAAAATCCGTAGTAAAATTTTCCTCTCCTTGGTTGGCATCGCTGCAATGAGCGTGCTGAGTAATTGTACTCAGAGCGGAGGTAATAATGACAGCGCAGCAACCGCAACAGAATCTGACCCGATGAAGGATAAAGGAATTGGTCCGGTAACGAGTTTGACTCTTGGTGTGATTGATACAACGATGGCTGCCGAAGGAAAAACTATTTACAACTCTAAATGCACTGCCTGCCACAACCCCACTCAAAAACTGATTGGACCTCCGCAAAAAGGAGTGTTGGACAGGCGAACTCCTGAATGGACAATGAATATGATTCTGAACCCGCAGGAAATGTTAGACAAAGATCCAATCGCGCAAAAGCTGCTGAAGGAGTTTAATAATGTTCCGATGACAAATCAGAATTTATCGCAGGAGGATGCAAGAAAAGTTCTTGAATATTTGAGGTTACTATAAAAACCAATAAACAGCAGGCAGGATGAAATCAGCAACCAATACGTATGAGAAAATAACTAACGGGATTCGGCACGAAGGACTCTCAGATAAGTTTCATTATACTCTTTCGGAGCAAAGTATCTTTTGCTTTTTGTTGCTCACAGGGAGTTCCTGTAACACAAAGGATGGCTTCTATACAACTAATGATACCTTCTATATGACTAAGAATGGCTTCTATAACACCAACCATGGCTCCAGGGTTGGTCATCTAAGAGCCAGGGTTGGTTATCCAAGAGCCAGGGT from Bacteroidota bacterium encodes the following:
- a CDS encoding Crp/Fnr family transcriptional regulator yields the protein MNKGGSNCVTCGKKCLSLLEGLNDNELALLEEKRTVVSYHAGETIYKEGLLPHGLLCLSKGKAKITKRSHDDGKELIVELKKPVDFIGFTELLTHKRYETNAVALEDSAVCVIDQNDFFKVLGGNNAFASRINLYFAEELSRMQNKIISLTQKNLDARLAEALLEYCNLYGVNKNDEVSIHTLLRRDDLAALAGMTASSVSRTLTVFEKEGIIEVQGRRIKILDKKKLEEISSSDSQQASS
- a CDS encoding cytochrome c, producing the protein MKIRSKIFLSLVGIAAMSVLSNCTQSGGNNDSAATATESDPMKDKGIGPVTSLTLGVIDTTMAAEGKTIYNSKCTACHNPTQKLIGPPQKGVLDRRTPEWTMNMILNPQEMLDKDPIAQKLLKEFNNVPMTNQNLSQEDARKVLEYLRLL
- a CDS encoding cytochrome C oxidase subunit IV family protein; the encoded protein is MEFQDNFPNYEFLAQHNNEAGVGVRKNLMKVFWLLLVVTLIELTIGWFWHDIHNSLHVSKTYLIIFFVMFTLVKAGYIVMAFMHLGDENKWMRWIVLAPYCFFIVYLIYMTAVTEGSYSKGFRNPIDPVSKTQTEIPSHHE